A genomic window from Salvia hispanica cultivar TCC Black 2014 chromosome 5, UniMelb_Shisp_WGS_1.0, whole genome shotgun sequence includes:
- the LOC125187194 gene encoding osmotin-like protein: MAANISLITTTLLLILCTLTKATPPGLILTLVNNCPYTIWPAIQPNSGHPVLERGGFSLSTLTHRSFPAPSAHWSGRIWARTSCSHNGHHFSCATGDCGGRLECNGLGGAAPATLAQFVLHHGHADFSTYGVSLVDGFNVPMTVTPHEGKGTCPVVGCRADLLRTCPHALQKKNPHGAVVGCKSGCEAFATDELCCRNHYNSPQTCRPSSYSEFFKHACPATFTYAHDSPSLMHECSAPKELKVIFCH, from the coding sequence CACCCTCCTCCTTATCCTGTGCACCCTCACCAAAGCTACGCCCCCAGGCCTCATCCTAACCCTAGTCAACAACTGCCCCTACACCATCTGGCCCGCCATCCAGCCCAACTCCGGCCACCCCGTCCTCGAGCGCGGCGGCTTCTCCCTCTCCACCCTCACCCACCGCTCCTTCCCCGCCCCCTCCGCCCACTGGTCCGGCCGCATCTGGGCCCGCACCTCCTGCTCCCACAACGGCCACCACTTCTCCTGCGCCACCGGCGACTGCGGCGGCCGCCTCGAGTGCAACGGCCTCGGCGGCGCCGCCCCCGCCACCCTCGCCCAGTTCGTCCTCCACCACGGCCACGCCGACTTCTCCACCTACGGCGTCAGCCTCGTCGACGGCTTCAACGTCCCCATGACCGTCACGCCGCACGAGGGCAAGGGCACGTGCCCCGTCGTCGGCTGCCGCGCGGATCTCCTCCGCACGTGCCCGCACGCGCTGCAGAAGAAGAATCCGCACGGTGCGGTCGTGGGGTGCAAGAGCGGGTGCGAGGCGTTCGCTACGGACGAGCTGTGCTGCAGGAACCACTACAACAGTCCGCAGACGTGCAGGCCGTCGAGCTACTCGGAGTTCTTCAAGCACGCGTGCCCGGCGACCTTCACCTACGCGCACGATAGCCCCTCGCTTATGCACGAGTGCTCTGCTCCCAAAGAGCTCAAAGTTATCTTCTGTCACTGA